A stretch of the Phoenix dactylifera cultivar Barhee BC4 unplaced genomic scaffold, palm_55x_up_171113_PBpolish2nd_filt_p 001344F, whole genome shotgun sequence genome encodes the following:
- the LOC103713890 gene encoding probable L-type lectin-domain containing receptor kinase S.5, which translates to MTKSPNIHHLSFLSLLLLLLHLPKARSETNATSSVSYETHVFPYFTGDDGNTNLSIRADASISQGALQITPDSSNVGPYLVNKSGRVFFKDPFKLWEDRDHPLRYVASFNITFSINIYRPDNTTPGEGLAFVIAPDTANPPPGSDGGYLGLTNATTDGNSSNNFVAVELDTVKESYDPDDNHVGLNLNSVASNITTPLTPLNITIATLGNGINYTVWIDYDGAARHISVYMAVRGRSKPNLAVLNTSLDISNYVRQWSYFGFSASTGITYQLNCVLDWNITVEKLPDDRNPGWWKWYLAGGLVLGALVVAMLLLVARSKRRKRVGVLDRRVLSDKLKSLPGMPREFKFETLKKATNKFDTKMKLGEGGFGEVYMGLLRAENDVTVAVKKFSRASSKGQDDFLAELTIINCLRHKHLVPLRGWCHKNGVLLLVYEYMPNGSLDQHLFGGPSRPLLSWDRRYNILTGVASALHYLHYEYNQMVVHRDIKCSNIMLDSAFDARLGDFGLARALNTDKTSYTDIDVAGTRGYIAPECLLTHKFTRESDVYAFGAVILAVVCGCGPIFANFQPLVDWVWRFHREGRILDAVDPLLGTGYKPEEAERLLLLGLACSHPSPGERPKTQAIVQIISNSAPPPEVPPLKPAFVLPAEAIDEGDTSSRLTSSAGTSSAGEWFRQSLSQDVQEGESDSSG; encoded by the exons atgaccaaatcaccaaaCATCCATCacctttccttcctctccctcctcctcctcctcctccaccttccCAAGGCTCGTTCGGAGACGAACGCCACCTCTTCCGTCTCCTACGAGACCCACGTATTCCCCTACTTCACCGGGGACGACGGGAACACCAACCTCAGCATCCGGGCCGACGCCAGCATCTCCCAGGGCGCCCTCCAAATCACCCCTGACAGCTCCAACGTCGGCCCTTACCTCGTCAACAAGTCCGGCCGGGTGTTCTTTAAGGATCCTTTCAAACTCTGGGAGGACCGAGACCACCCCCTTCGGTACGTCGCCTCCTTCAACATCACCTTCTCCATCAACATCTACCGCCCGGACAACACGACCCCCGGCGAAGGCTTGGCCTTCGTCATCGCTCCCGACACCGCGAATCCCCCGCCGGGCAGCGATGGCGGATACCTCGGCCTCACCAACGCCACCACCGACGGCAACTCCTCCAACAACTTCGTCGCTGTCGAGCTAGACACGGTGAAGGAGAGCTACGACCCCGACGACAACCACGTCGGCCTCAACTTAAACAGCGTCGCCTCGAACATCACAACCCCGCTGACGCCATTAAACATCACGATCGCCACCCTAGGAAATGGCATCAACTACACCGTGTGGATCGATTACGATGGCGCCGCTCGCCATATCTCGGTCTACATGGCCGTCCGCGGCCGATCGAAGCCAAACCTCGCCGTCCTCAATACCTCGCTCGACATCAGCAACTACGTCCGACAGTGGTCCTACTTCGGGTTCTCGGCCTCCACCGGCATCACGTATCAGCTCAACTGCGTGCTAGATTGGAACATAACGGTCGAAAAGCTCCCCGACGACCGGAACCCGGGCTGGTGGAAGTGGTACCTCGCCGGTGGTCTGGTTCTTGGGGCACTGGTGGTAGCTATGCTGCTCTTGGTGGCGCGGTctaagagaaggaagagggtgGGGGTGTTGGACCGCCGGGTATTGAGCGACAAGCTCAAGAGCCTCCCAGGGATGCCGAGGGAGTTCAAGTTTGAGACCCTCAAGAAGGCTACCAATAAATTTGATACGAAGATGAAGCTAGGAGAAGGGGGATTTGGGGAAGTGTACATGGGGTTGCTCCGGGCGGAGAACGACGTAACGGTGGCAGTGAAGAAGTTCTCGAGGGCCAGCAGCAAAGGCCAGGATGATTTCCTGGCCGAGCTCACCATCATCAATTGCCTACGCCACAAGCACCTTGTCCCCCTGCGCG GGTGGTGCCATAAAAACGGCGTGCTGCTTCTGGTCTACGAGTACATGCCCAACGGCAGCCTGGACCAGCACCTCTTCGGCGGCCCCAGCCGGCCGCTGCTCAGCTGGGACCGCCGCTACAACATCCTCACCGGCGTCGCCTCCGCCCTCCATTACCTCCACTACGAGTACAATCAGATGGTCGTCCACCGCGACATCAAGTGCTCCAATATCATGCTCGACTCCGCCTTCGACGCCCGCCTCGGGGACTTCGGCCTCGCCCGCGCCCTCAACACCGACAAGACCTCCTACACCGACATCGACGTCGCCGGCACCAGGGGCTACATCGCTCCAGAATGCCTCCTCACTCACAAGTTCACGCGAGAGTCCGATGTCTATGCCTTTGGCGCCGTCATCCTCGCGGTCGTCTGCGGCTGCGGCCCGATCTTCGCCAACTTCCAGCCCCTGGTCGACTGGGTCTGGCGGTTCCACCGCGAGGGCCGAATTCTCGACGCCGTCGATCCCCTGCTTGGGACTGGATACAAGCCGGAGGAGGCAGAGAGGTTGCTCCTCCTTGGTTTGGCCTGCAGCCACCCGAGCCCCGGAGAGCGGCCCAAGACGCAGGCCATCGTGCAGATCATTTCCAATTCGGCCCCGCCGCCGGAGGTGCCCCCATTAAAGCCGGCTTTCGTGTTGCCGGCGGAGGCCATCGACGAGGGGGACACGTCGAGCAGGTTGACCAGCAGTGCCGGGACGTCGTCGGCCGGCGAGTGGTTCAGGCAGAGCCTCAGCCAGGACGTGCAGGAGGGGGAGAGCGACAGCTCAGGGTGA